GTGGCGCATAGTCCAGAAAATTCCCATCGTATCAATAACAAGAGCTGCAATATTCACATTCTCCGGTAGTGTTGCAAGTTCTTCTATCAATGTTCCCATCGTATAGGACTTCCCGTATCCGCGTTTACCGCAAATAAGAATAGCATGCGGCCTTAATGCATCCATCCGGACTTTTGATCCCATGGACTTATCAAGAGCAAGATATTTCCCTACATCCAGAGTACCTGTATCCGTATCAGTATCTCTCCTTCCGATCACGTATTGTTTATGAGTGACACCTGAGTTTTGAAGATCCTGTGAGATTATTTTATCTTTTGAATTCATTTATTAGTCCGTTAAAGAAATTGGTAAATGCTGCGCAAACTATTTAATATTTCTGTTATTATTTTATATAAGGAATACTTATTATAATCATAATAATTCTAATTTATATTATTATAATAGTAATTATTATTATACTAAAGTTCGGATAAATTTAAGTAATCATGTGATTTACAGTCAGATTATTCCCAATCGGGTAGAATAAAATATAATATTTAATTAAAAATGGACACAAAACAAATCAACACAAAAATGGCTCTGCATGCTGCGTCAATAATTGATACGCTAAAATCATTGACCGGTAAAAAAAAAGATGAAGAAAAAATTTGTTCTTATAAGATCCGGAAATATAAACACCAGCGTGTAATTATTCTTGATTGCAAAAACTGCAAGTCGGGTTCATCATCCATCACTGATCCAGCATGCAGGGGGTATATTTTCCAGATCCTGAACTCCGAACCCGCAGCAAATCGCCTTGTCCTCTCCCATCTTTTTGACCGGGACTATGAGATGGAAAACCTGGATTTCCTGTATTTGCTGGCCCAGTTCATTAATAATATCCATGAATATAAAAATTCAGAATTCAGGGCGCAGGGCGAACAATATATAACCCTGAAAAAATGGCTGCTTTCGATCATAGATACAAGTACTTCCGACCCTGTAAAAGCATATTTGGATATAAGGGAAAAAATCAGGATGCTTCAAAAATCAAATACGCAAGCCACTATCGAATCCGATTTTATATCATTGTTAGAAAAAATGATCTCCAGTGTACCGATGCTTGCAGACCGGATAAAAGGTGAAGTGCAAAGTCCGGAGTATTACAGGAATATTATTAAATCACTTGTCAGGCCGGGTTTTTCCACCACAAGGATATACACAGCTCCGCCATCAAATACTGAATTTCTTGAAAGGTATGAAGTGCAAAGATCCTGCGGAAGGATCCTGCCAATAACTATCTACACGCTTACTGACAGGCCGGAGAGCCTGTACTTTACGATTCCCCCGGAATATGATAACATGCGCCCGGTAGAACTGGAAATTATTGAATCAGTCAGGAAAAAACTGATGAGGCACAGGCCAAAAGAGATAAATTTTTCAGAATCCGCTAATTCAAGGGATTATTTTGCACGCCTTGGAACGCAAATGATCTCAGAGGAGGCCAGAGAGAATAATTTAAAACTTACCCCGGATGAAACAAACGTTTTATCAGACATACTTGCAAAATACACAACCGGTTTAGGTATACTGGAAGATGTGCTTTCTGATGAGCGCGTTACTGATGTGTATGTAAATTCACCTGCTGACATAAATCCCATCCATGTCGTAGTCGATGGCGAAGAATGTTTTTCAAATATCTATTTATCCCAGGATGATATCGATT
This region of Candidatus Methanoperedens sp. genomic DNA includes:
- a CDS encoding type II secretion system protein E; translated protein: MALHAASIIDTLKSLTGKKKDEEKICSYKIRKYKHQRVIILDCKNCKSGSSSITDPACRGYIFQILNSEPAANRLVLSHLFDRDYEMENLDFLYLLAQFINNIHEYKNSEFRAQGEQYITLKKWLLSIIDTSTSDPVKAYLDIREKIRMLQKSNTQATIESDFISLLEKMISSVPMLADRIKGEVQSPEYYRNIIKSLVRPGFSTTRIYTAPPSNTEFLERYEVQRSCGRILPITIYTLTDRPESLYFTIPPEYDNMRPVELEIIESVRKKLMRHRPKEINFSESANSRDYFARLGTQMISEEARENNLKLTPDETNVLSDILAKYTTGLGILEDVLSDERVTDVYVNSPADINPIHVVVDGEECFSNIYLSQDDIDSMITRFRAISGRPFGEANPVLDMDLPEFKTRVSVIGDPLSSGGLAYAFRKHARNPWTLPKLINTGSITPLAAGLLSFLMDGQSSVLVAGGVGSGKTSLLCALLLEIPQKYRILTIEDTPELPIENLQKLGCKIQAMNTKSAVGGTNIEVNPETALRAALRMGNATLVLGEVRGPEVKVLYEAMQVGASGNSVIGTIHGASTRAVYERIVNSLGVPAPSFRSTDAVVVAQNVRISGTMKKKKRVVEIAEVTGGEWEEHPDADDIFNDIMVFDAALDKLVATDLLDRGGSELVSKIAHKWGMGIDEASLNIKVRARIKETIAKVGKMHPRFVESDMVMKANNAFCLYLEQMQDDKGKVDFHGVYDRWMAWYHDFVEKNR